The Desulfuromonadales bacterium sequence CTTTGAGTTCGGTTTTGAGGTTTTTCTTGAATTCGTCAAAAAATATTTCGAACGCCGGCTGGTTACGGTGGGCAGAGCCGCCTATCTTGATGCCGGTCTTTTCACCGACCGGGCGGACGGTAATCCACATCCGCCTGTGCGAGAGAAAAAACGCGACCATGGAACCAATGACCATCAGGGCACAACCGAGCCAGACGATCCAGACTCCGGGGTCCTTGGCCACCTGCAACCCGGTATAGAAGCGCTGCTTGTAATCAACCAGAGTGAAAATGTACTCGCCACCGCGCTGAACGTCGAACTCCGGAAAAGCCTTGAGCACCACAAAAGAGCGGGGCGCACCGGCCGGAGGTGTGACTTCGAGGCGGGCTGCCGCACCGAAATTCTGGAACTGCTCGGTAAAATCGGCGACACGGAAAGAGCCGCCGCCAGGCAAAACAACTCGCTCACCTTGGCGGGCAGCGACCTCTACGGTCTCTTCCGTTGCCCGGACCTTCACCCGGAAGTTGAAAGTCGGATCGCCGGCAGGTCCATAGCTCGCTTGGTAGAAGGTGATTCCCTTGTAGGTGAGGGGATCGTTGACGATGACCGGGCGCTGCTCGACGATCGTCTGGCTGCCGTCTTTGACGGTCAGCAGGCTCTTGAACTCCCTGGGTCGATCCGTTCCCTCGTAATAGGAGACCGAGAAGGCATCGCAACGCACGGCAAAACCGAGGTCGATCGGTTCACCGGCCCCGCGGGGGTAGACCTGTGTGGTTTCGGTCCCTTCAACGATATTGACATACGCCTTATAACCCCAGAGGCTGCCGACGATGGCGCCGATAAATATGATTAGGATGGAGAGGTGCGTGATGTAGACGCCAAATCGGGCCCAGGCCCCTTTCTGCGCGTAGAGATGA is a genomic window containing:
- a CDS encoding cytochrome c biogenesis protein ResB — encoded protein: YLQVYSESTFRLFETLGFFDMYHSWWFLALLGLFSINLIACSIKRFPVVWRTVRKPVLIADDTLFRTLSNMEEYLVKAPVAEVQGQLSTYVGQHFAVPVLSEKDGVAHLYAQKGAWARFGVYITHLSILIIFIGAIVGSLWGYKAYVNIVEGTETTQVYPRGAGEPIDLGFAVRCDAFSVSYYEGTDRPREFKSLLTVKDGSQTIVEQRPVIVNDPLTYKGITFYQASYGPAGDPTFNFRVKVRATEETVEVAARQGERVVLPGGGSFRVADFTEQFQNFGAAARLEVTPPAGAPRSFVVLKAFPEFDVQRGGEYIFTLVDYKQRFYTGLQVAKDPGVWIVWLGCALMVIGSMVAFFLSHRRMWITVRPVGEKTGIKIGGSAHRNQPAFEIFFDEFKKNLKTELKV